In the Flavobacterium sp. 90 genome, TTATTTTTTTTATAGGATGTTTTAATCTCGCAATCTTGATAGCTATCGGGAGCAGAGACATAAAGTTTGATTTTTTTGCTTAGAACCTTAGTATCTTAGAACCTTTGTGGCTTAAAAATAATTATGGCTATCAGGAATACAATTATTTTATTTTTGGCGGAAGCCAAATAGAAGTAAAACCATCAGAAAGACTGGCAGTTTTGTGACTTAAAGCTGTTTTTTTAGTAGAGAAATTGAATAGATTCGTATCAAATTCAAATTCATTTGTAGCAATTAAAATAAAAGCTAAACCGGAAGTTGTGCAACCAGAATGATCGCATTTTCTGTTGCAGCCATGTTGGTCTTTCTTAGAATCATGATTTTCCTTGCAACAATCTTTTTCACAAGAATCAGCGGTTTCTTTATTAGAAATTACTTTTTTCTCACAAGATGTTTTTTCAGAAGCTTTTCCACAAGCATAACCAGAATTGGACATCAAAAAGAAGCCAAGAGTTATGAAAAGAAATAATATGTGAAGCTTTTTTGCCAATGAAAGTGTTTTAGAAATACAAATTTAGATATTTTTTTTAAGCGTAGCTATTTATTTAAGATTTCCAATTTTAAGTTTTCTTAAAATCTGTTGGCTTCATATTTTTTCGCTTTTTAAAATAGTTTGACAAGTGACTTTCATCGGTAAAACCAAATTCATAAGCAATTTGTTTAATCGGTAATTGATTGTTATGAATTCGCTTTTCTATTAAAGTTGTTCTTAAATTATGAATATAATCGCGGTAACTAATAGAGAATGTTCTCTTGAAATAAGCACTAAAATAAGTTTCGGCAATATTAAAATGACTCGCGATTACTTTGATCTGAACTAATTTCGGATTGTAAATGTTCTGATGAATATAAGACGTGATTTGTTCGTTGTCAATAGAATTTCCTTTAACAACAAGATTTTGACCACGCATGGTTTCTTTGATTAATCCAAAAATCGAAAGAATCTGATAAAATACAATTGGGGAAGTCGAAACATCGGTTTTGCAATTATAGGCGGCTATGTTTTCGATCGTGTTTTTTAATATTGTTTTGCAGGGATCGTCGAGTTTAAGAACCGTTTCTTTTAGTGTTTTATCCCGCATGAAACTTTCCGGGGTATGAATTAAGAATTCGTCGCAAGTAAGATTTTGTTTCGAATTAAAGTAATTGTCCGTAAACTTGATATAAAAGAAACGAGTGCTTTTTTTAATATCAAAATAATGCTCGTCTTCCGGTGAAATCACAAAGAGATCTCCCGTTTTATAAGGTAATAAGTTGTTATTCAGATGATGAACTCCGCTTCCTTTTTTGATATAAATAATTTCATAATAAGTATGCGTGTGTGGCGGAAGATGAAATTTCTCATCTTCAAACTCATCAATGGCAAGAGTTTTGAATTGATTTAAAATTGGCATAACTTAAATTTACAAGTTTATGTCGTAAATGTACAACTTATTTTGCATTTAACAGCGTTAACTTTGCGTCATAGAAATTCTATTCCTTTCTTGTAAAAACAAATGAAAAAAAGTCTTATCGCACTCTCATTAGGAGGATTAACAATTGGTATTACCGAATTTGTTATGATGGGTTTGTTACCGGATATTGCCTCAGATATGAAAGTTTCGATTCCGGTTGCCGGATATTTAATTTCGGCTTACGCACTTGGCGTTGTTATTGGAGCTCCTTTATTAGTAATCTTAGGGAGAAATTTAGCTCCAAAGAAAATGCTTTTAATATTAGCTTTAATGTTAACGGTGTTTAATGCACTTTCGATTATTGCGCCAAGTTATAATTTTTTATTCGCATCCAGATTTCTTTCGGGATTGCCACACGGAGCTTTTTTTGGCGTTGGAGCTGTAGTCGCAAGCCGTTTGGCAGACAAAGGCAAAGAAGCGCAGGCAATCGCAATTATGTTTTCGGGTTTGACGTTGGCGAATTTGATCGGAGTTCCAATTGGGACATATATTGGTCATAATTTTATATGGCGTTATACCTTTATACTAATTGCAATTGTAGGTTTACTTACGTTTTTGTTTATTTCTTTATGGATGCCAAATCTGGAGAAAAGCGGCAATGTAAATATGAAAACCCAACTGCTATTTTTTAAGAAAACAGAAGCTTGGTTAATCATCGGAATTACTGCAATTGGTTTTGCGGGATTATTTGCCTGGATTAGTTATATCGCGCCTTTATTAATTAATGTTTCTAAATTTAATGCAGAAGATGTTTCCTATATTCTGATTCTTGCGGGACTTGGAATGGTTGTTGGAAATTTTGCCGGTGGTAAACTTGCAGATAAATTTTCTCCTGCACCAACGGTTTTGGCTTTATTATTTGTAATGTCGATTGATTTAATTTTAGTTTACTTATTTTCTTTCAATCAATACATTTCTTTATTCCTGACTTTCTTAACAGGCGCTATTTCTTTTTCGGTAATTGCACCAATTCAAATGTTAATGATTAAAACTGCAACAGGCGCTGAGATGATTGCTTCGGCAGCACTTCAGGGAAGTTTTAATATTGGGAATGCTTTAGGAGCCTTTTTAGGTGGATTACCTTTGGCAGCTGGTTACAGTTATGCTTCTCCTAATCTTATTGGAGTTGGAATGGCAATTACCGGTATGATTATTACGCTTGCTTTAATGCAAAAACACAAAAGTAATTTACAATTGCAGAATGCCTAAAGAATAATTTACTTTATAAAATAGAAAAAGCTCTTAAGCCTAATTTGGTTTAAGGGCTTTTTTGTGCTTTGTAATGATTGGTTTAATCTCGTTTAATGTTTAGATTTCTCTTCTCAGAAGTTGTTTTTTCTTTTAACAATCATACTTGTTTTTTTTAATCCCTCAAACCTATTTCTTACATTAATAATTTTTCAGTATTTAGATTTGTAATCGATTGTTTTTTGCGAAAAACCTAAAGTAAGTGTAAATTATACAATAATATATTTGCTATTTATTAGTCTCATAAATTGCATATGCCATAGAAAAAACCTTCTTTATTTTTGATATATAATTTTTATTATGAAATTTTTAGGAATTTTAATTTTTTATATGAAAAAAATATTTATGTTTGTGTAATCGATTACATATTATTTCAAACGTTATAGTTGAAAAGCGAAAAAGCCCGAGAAATAAGGGAAATATTCCATATTTGTAAGACAGATAAAGTTTTATTCTGGATAGAAAAAGTATTAAGAATAAAAGAAAAGGAACATGCTAAACTAAAAAACCATTAATAACTTAAACAATCAATCATGAATTTTAAAGATTTATTTAATAAAGGAGCTAATTGCTGTTTTGTAGTTGTTTTCTTATTGTGTTTATTAACGAGCAATCGTATGAGCGCACAAGGAGTAACTGTAGAAGGAACCGTAAAAGATGCTGCCGGTTTAACTTTACCGGGTGTCAATATAATCGAAAACGGAACCAAGAATAGCGCTTCTACTGATCTTGACGGACATTATATAATAAAGATAACGAATCCTAAAGCAGTTTTGAGTTTTTCATCTATAGGATTTAAATCAAAAGAAATAGCTGTTGCGGGTAAAACGAAATTAGATGTTAGTTTAATCGAAGATTCACATGCTTTAAATGAAGTAGTTGTTGTAGGTTATGGAACGGTAAAAAAATCAGATTTAACCGGAGCTGTTGCTTCAATTTCTGGAAATGATTTAAAGAAAATTCCTGTTTCTAATGTTGCCGAAGCTTTAACCGGAAGAATTGCGGGAGTTCAGGTAACTTCGACCGAAGGTTCTCCGGATGCCGATATTAAAATTAGAGTTCGTGGCGGCGGATCATTAACACAAGATGCTTCACCTTTGATTATTGTTGATGGTTTTCCTGTAAATAGCATGAGCGATATAGCAGCTTCAAATATTGAATCAATGACAGTATTGAAAGATGCTTCTTCGACTGCGATATATGGATCGAGAGGAGCAAACGGAGTTATCATTATTACAACTAAAACGGGTAAAGACGGAAAAATGGCTGTTAGTTTCAATATGTTTTACGGCATGAAAACTATGGCTAAAGATATTGATGTTCTTCCTGTTGATGATTTTGTAAAATGGCAATATGAATATGCTTTGTTGGATCAAACGGATAAAACTATTTTAAGTAATCCAAATTCTTATACCAAGTATTTTGGTAACTGGCAAGACCGTGATTTATATAATGGTGTAAAAGGAACAAACTGGCAAAAGCAAATTTATGGTCGTCGTGGCGAAGTAAATAGCCGTGATTTAGGAATTCGCGGAGGAAATGATAAGCTTAGTTACAATTTTAATTATGCTTATTATGATGAAAAAGCCATTATGGTTGGTTCAGATTTTAAAAGAAATAACTTGTCTTTGGCATTAAAAAATAAGGCAAGTGAGAAAGTTGATCTTGCTTTTACGGTACGTTATTCAGATACAGAAATAAATGGAGGAGGCGCTAATGAACAAAATGAAGTTTCGTCGCTTGATAGCCGTTTGCGTCATAGTGTTGGATATTCTCCGGTTCCAATGCCGGGATTAACTACGGATAATGATGATCAAAGTGTTAATAGTTATTTAGTAAACCCATTTTTGGCAATATCAGATAATGAACGTCAACAGACCAAGAAGAATTATAATTTACTAGGAAGTTTTGGATGGAAATTAATTGAAAACCTAAAATTTCAGAGTGATTTAGGATTAGATAATTATAATTATTCGGATTATCGCTTTTATGGATCTTCTACTTATTTTTCGAGCACTGCAAAAATAGGTGCGGGAAAACCAGGAATGGTAATGGCTGATCGTAAAGATGTACGTTTTAGAAATGCGAATACATTAAATTATGATTTTAAAAATATTTTAGGGAATAATCATCATTTGACAGCACTTTTGGGAGAAGAGATGATTACGACTACTTCAAATGTTGAAACGACAACAATGTTAAACTACCCGAAATTCTTTGATTTGGATGATGCAAAGAAATTAACAACTCAGGGAACACCGTTTTCGGTAGATAATTTCTACAGTCCTGATGATAAATTATTGTCCTTTTTTGGTCGTGTGAATTATGATTTTAAAGATCGTTATTTATTAACCGCTTCATTTCGTGCCGATGGTTCAAGCAGATTTTTAGGTGATAATCGTTGGGGATATTTTCCTGCGGCAGCTGCAGCATGGAAGATTTCTGAAGAAGATTTCCTGAAAAATGCTTCTTGGCTAAGCCTTCTTAAATTAAGACTTAGTTATGGTGAAGCTGGAAATAATAATATTCCGGTAGGACAAACAGTTCAAAGTTATATGTCAAACACCAACTCTTTTATCAATGGATTTGACAGTTACTGGTCGCCATCGAGCGTTTTGGCAAACCCAAATTTAAAATGGGAAACTACTGTTACGCAAAATTTAGGTCTTGATTTTGGATTTTTCAGAAATCGCTTAAACGGAACTGTTGATGTGTATAAAAACGTAACTCATGATTTGTTAATAGAATTTCCGGTAGGAGGTACAGGTTATAAAACTCAGTATCGAAATATGGGGGAAACACAAAATACAGGTTTTGAAGCTACTTTGAATTTTATAGCAATTGAAAACAAAAATTATGGTTTGAATTTTTCTGTGAATGTTGGTATCAACAAAAACAAAATCAATTCGCTTGGCGTAATGGATAATTTTGGAGTAAACACCAACTGGGCATCGACTGATATTGGTAATGATTATGCTGTAAATGCAGGTTCGCCAATGGGATTAATGTACGGTTATAAAAGCGATGGACGATATGAAGTTTCTGATTTTAATTATGTTGGAGGAAAATATGTCTTAAAAGCAGGAATTGCAGATGCGACTTCGGTTATTGGAAGCGCTGTACAACCTGGAATGATGAAGTTGAAAAACACAGATGGTTCTGCGGATAATAAAGTTACTGCATCAGATCAAACAATTATTGGAAATGCTAATCCTAAAAGCACAGGAGGTTTAGTTATTAATGCTAATGCTTATGGTTTTGATCTTTCGGCTGCTTTCAACTGGACTATCGGAAATGATATTTATAATGCAAATAAAGCTGAGTTTTCTACTGCAAACAGAAACGGACAATACAAAAACTTAAGTTCTGAAATGGCAGATGGTAAAAGATGGACAAATCTTGATCCGGCTTCGGGACAATTAGTAACAGATCCTACTGCGCTTGAATCTTTAAATGCAAATACAACAATGTGGTCGCCTTATATGCAAAAATTTATGTTTACAGACTGGGCAGTAGAAGATGGCTCTTTCTTTAGATTAAATACTTTGACTTTAGGATATACTACACCAGAATCGTTTACCTCGAAATTGGGCGTAAGCAAGTTGAGATTCTATTTTACAGCAACAAATGTTTTTATAATTACAAATTATTCTGGTCCGGATCCTGAGGTGTCAACAAAAAGAAAATCACCGCTAACGCCAGGAGTTGATTATTCAGCATATCCACGAAGCAGACAATTGGTTTTTGGTTTAAACCTTAATTTCTAATTTAAAAATTTATCAAAATGAAATATAAAGTAATAATAACAGCATTGATTATCTCAGGTTTATTGACTTCGTGTCAGGATTTTGCTGATGACTTCTTTGATACTCCTGCACAATCAACATTAGGAGATGAACTTATTTTTTCTAATGCTGAGTTGGCACAAGGAGCTGTTGATGGAATAAAAGTATCTTTTGGAGAAGAACAATCTTATAGAGGAAGACTTTTGACATACCAAGGATTAAACACAGATAGTGAATGGCTTTTGGCATCTTCTAGTGATAATGCCAAATCAGACTTGGTTGTTTATGATGCTAAAGCTGATAACACAGAAATGAACTCGCCAAAAAATGCCTGGGCAATGATGTACGAAGGAATTGAGCGTGCTAATTTATGTATCAGAGGTTTGCGTATGTATGGAAATCCGAAATCAGATAATGAATTAGGACATTTATTAGGAGAAGCATTAACATTACGTGCTATTTATTATGCTGATTTGGTTAGAAATTGGGGAGATGTTCCAGCACGTTTTGAGCCAGTTGCAACCGCAACTATTTATATTCCTAAAACAAGTCGTGATGTAATTTACAAACAATTAATTGCTGATTTAGGCGAAGCTTCAACATTAGTAGCGTGGCCAAATGGATCATCAGCAACCACTAGTACAGAACGCATAAACAAAGCTTTTGTAAAAAGTCTTAGAGCTCGTTTGGCTATGATGGCAAGTGGATATCAACAATATTCTGATGGAGTTAGAAGAAGTACAGATCCGGAACTTTCCGTAGCCAATATGTATAAGTTGGCATTGGCGGAATGTCGTTCTGTTATTGCGAGTGGTTCAGCACATTTAGAACCAACTTTTGAAGGTTTATGGAGAAAATACAATCAGGAGAATTTAGCAGCCGGTGGAGAATCTCTTTGGGAAATTCCTTTTGCAGCTACACGAGGAAGAGTGCTATTTACTTTTGCTGTGAGACATGATGCTATGGATCAATTTCAACAAATGGGCGCAAATAAAGGCGGTGTAAACGGACCGTTGCCATTTGTTTTTTATGACTATGAGCAAACTGATACCCGTAGAGATGTTACTTGTGTTCCTTATAAATGGGGAGCTGCAGTAAGTGGTAAATCAAAACAGGAACTTACAGATTTACAAACTTGGTATTTTGGTAAATATCGTTTTGAATGGATGAACCGAATTGTTACTGCGCCAAATGACGATGGTGTAAATAAAATCTACATGCGTTATGCAGAAGTACTTTTAATTGCTGCCGAAACCGCAAACGAATTAGAAGGTCCGGGATCTGCTGCAGTTTACTTGAAAGAAATTCGTCGTAGAGCTTTTGCTCCAGCAAATCACGCTGTGCAAGTAGATGCTTATGTAGACGCATTGACAAGTAAAACAGCAATGATGAATGCTATTGTTGATGAAAATAAATATGAATTTACTGGAGAAATGGAGCGTAAGTTTGCTTTAATACGATGGAATTTACTTAAAGAAAAATTAGACGAAGCCAAAGATAAAATGGCTAATCTTAAAGCGCGTACCGGAAAATATCAGGATGTGCCTTCGACATTATATTATAAATATAAAGACGATCAGACTACCTTGGATATTTACGGATTGAATAGAGGCGAAACCCAAGCTCCGGCAGGATATATTTCGAAAAGTTGGGATAAATTAGAAGATGCTAAAATAACCACATTGTATAAAGCGGGAGTAAATCCGGATAAAAGACAGTTTTGGCCAATTTGGCAAACGTTTATTGATGCGAGTAATGGTCAATTAACAAACGACTGGGTTTTTGGTAACTAATACAATTAACAAATAAATTATAGTTTATAATTATGAAAGCAAAATATATATTGAAAGGCTTGCTGGCTATGTTTTTATTGATAGTTGCCGGTTGCGAAAGTTACAATGAAGCAGTATTAGAAGATATAGGAGCAAATAGAGTCTTTTCTCCAATCGAGCTTAAAGCTATCGTTAGAAATCAAACTTCGGTAGAATTAAATTGGACTGTAAAAGACGATGTAGATTATTATACAGTAGAATTTAGTGCAGATGATGCCGATTTTAAAACGATTTACAAAACACTTAAAGTTGCACCTAAAGAACTTCCAATAACGGTTCCTTTAGAAGGAGAAACTGTATATTCAATACGAGTAAAAGGCGTAAGTGCAAAAGGATTAGCAGATTCTAAATGGTCAGTTGTTACGGCAAAAACTTTAACAGAACAGATATTGTTGCCAATTGCAGATGCTGATATCGAAGCAACAAAAGTTACTTTAAGATGGACTCCAAATAGTACTGTAACGCAAATTACGGTTGCTCCAGGCAATATTACACACACAATTACACCAGCAGAAAAAACAGCAGGAGTTGCAATTGTGACAGGATTAACGGGTGAAACATCTTATACTGCTACGTTAGTAAATGGAACAAAAACAAGAGGTCTTAGAACATTTAAAACCGGAATTGATATTGGAACCGGAATTTTAGTACAACCTACTGATGATTTGAATGCTGCGATTGCTGCGGCTCCTGCAAATTCAATATTGGTATTAATGCCGGGAGATTATAGCGTATATAAAGGAGATATAGATTTAAATAAAACCATAACAATAAGAGGACTTCGCGCAGGAGATAAACCAAAATTACATGTTAAGTTTACAGTAAATACAGGCGTTAGTAATCTTTCATTGATAGATTTAGATTTAGAAGGATCGACCGCTGGAGATAGTAATTTTATCACAGTCTCTGACGCTAATACAATTTATGGAGATATTTTAATAAGCGGTTGTAATATTCGTGATTATTTGAGAGCCTTAGTATATGGAAATGCTGCCACATCAAAAGTAACGTCATTTACCGTGGAAAATAGCATTGTTAAAAATGTAAATACCAATTCGCAAGCAGATTTTATCGACTTTAGAAATACATACATCGCAAGCATAGTTTTGAAAAACAGTACGTTTAATTCTTGCTCAATCGGGCGTGATTTTGTTCGTGTTGATGCTGTAGCTTCTCCTAAAGGTTTTTCAGGAACCGGTTTAACAACAAATGTATTAATTGATGGTTGTACTTTGTATAATGTATCAAATACTGTAGCGCCAAAAAGGATCTTATATCTTCGATTTGCATCTAATAAGTCAACAGTAAGAAACACTTTGATTGCATCGACGACAGCAATTTTCACCAATCAGCCAAGTACTGATTTACCGATATTTAATAACAATTATTATTATCAGGCACCAAGTTTTATGGATGCTGCGATTACAAATAATAAAGTTGATGCTTCAGGCACAACGGCAAATCCTCAATTTGCAGATCCTGCAAATGATAATTTTAAAGTAGGAAACCAAACTCTAAAAGATAACGGAATTGGAGATCCGCTTTGGTTAAAATAAATTTTTATTCGGTTGGTTTTTAGAAAGAGAGGGATGCAGTTTTTGTATCCCTCTTTTGTTTTTTATTGTTGCGTATAAATTGGCACGCGGATTAAACGGATTCACTTCGTGAAAACGCGGATTTTA is a window encoding:
- a CDS encoding AraC family transcriptional regulator, whose protein sequence is MPILNQFKTLAIDEFEDEKFHLPPHTHTYYEIIYIKKGSGVHHLNNNLLPYKTGDLFVISPEDEHYFDIKKSTRFFYIKFTDNYFNSKQNLTCDEFLIHTPESFMRDKTLKETVLKLDDPCKTILKNTIENIAAYNCKTDVSTSPIVFYQILSIFGLIKETMRGQNLVVKGNSIDNEQITSYIHQNIYNPKLVQIKVIASHFNIAETYFSAYFKRTFSISYRDYIHNLRTTLIEKRIHNNQLPIKQIAYEFGFTDESHLSNYFKKRKNMKPTDFKKT
- a CDS encoding MFS transporter, with the translated sequence MKKSLIALSLGGLTIGITEFVMMGLLPDIASDMKVSIPVAGYLISAYALGVVIGAPLLVILGRNLAPKKMLLILALMLTVFNALSIIAPSYNFLFASRFLSGLPHGAFFGVGAVVASRLADKGKEAQAIAIMFSGLTLANLIGVPIGTYIGHNFIWRYTFILIAIVGLLTFLFISLWMPNLEKSGNVNMKTQLLFFKKTEAWLIIGITAIGFAGLFAWISYIAPLLINVSKFNAEDVSYILILAGLGMVVGNFAGGKLADKFSPAPTVLALLFVMSIDLILVYLFSFNQYISLFLTFLTGAISFSVIAPIQMLMIKTATGAEMIASAALQGSFNIGNALGAFLGGLPLAAGYSYASPNLIGVGMAITGMIITLALMQKHKSNLQLQNA
- a CDS encoding TonB-dependent receptor, which gives rise to MNFKDLFNKGANCCFVVVFLLCLLTSNRMSAQGVTVEGTVKDAAGLTLPGVNIIENGTKNSASTDLDGHYIIKITNPKAVLSFSSIGFKSKEIAVAGKTKLDVSLIEDSHALNEVVVVGYGTVKKSDLTGAVASISGNDLKKIPVSNVAEALTGRIAGVQVTSTEGSPDADIKIRVRGGGSLTQDASPLIIVDGFPVNSMSDIAASNIESMTVLKDASSTAIYGSRGANGVIIITTKTGKDGKMAVSFNMFYGMKTMAKDIDVLPVDDFVKWQYEYALLDQTDKTILSNPNSYTKYFGNWQDRDLYNGVKGTNWQKQIYGRRGEVNSRDLGIRGGNDKLSYNFNYAYYDEKAIMVGSDFKRNNLSLALKNKASEKVDLAFTVRYSDTEINGGGANEQNEVSSLDSRLRHSVGYSPVPMPGLTTDNDDQSVNSYLVNPFLAISDNERQQTKKNYNLLGSFGWKLIENLKFQSDLGLDNYNYSDYRFYGSSTYFSSTAKIGAGKPGMVMADRKDVRFRNANTLNYDFKNILGNNHHLTALLGEEMITTTSNVETTTMLNYPKFFDLDDAKKLTTQGTPFSVDNFYSPDDKLLSFFGRVNYDFKDRYLLTASFRADGSSRFLGDNRWGYFPAAAAAWKISEEDFLKNASWLSLLKLRLSYGEAGNNNIPVGQTVQSYMSNTNSFINGFDSYWSPSSVLANPNLKWETTVTQNLGLDFGFFRNRLNGTVDVYKNVTHDLLIEFPVGGTGYKTQYRNMGETQNTGFEATLNFIAIENKNYGLNFSVNVGINKNKINSLGVMDNFGVNTNWASTDIGNDYAVNAGSPMGLMYGYKSDGRYEVSDFNYVGGKYVLKAGIADATSVIGSAVQPGMMKLKNTDGSADNKVTASDQTIIGNANPKSTGGLVINANAYGFDLSAAFNWTIGNDIYNANKAEFSTANRNGQYKNLSSEMADGKRWTNLDPASGQLVTDPTALESLNANTTMWSPYMQKFMFTDWAVEDGSFFRLNTLTLGYTTPESFTSKLGVSKLRFYFTATNVFIITNYSGPDPEVSTKRKSPLTPGVDYSAYPRSRQLVFGLNLNF
- a CDS encoding RagB/SusD family nutrient uptake outer membrane protein, with the protein product MKYKVIITALIISGLLTSCQDFADDFFDTPAQSTLGDELIFSNAELAQGAVDGIKVSFGEEQSYRGRLLTYQGLNTDSEWLLASSSDNAKSDLVVYDAKADNTEMNSPKNAWAMMYEGIERANLCIRGLRMYGNPKSDNELGHLLGEALTLRAIYYADLVRNWGDVPARFEPVATATIYIPKTSRDVIYKQLIADLGEASTLVAWPNGSSATTSTERINKAFVKSLRARLAMMASGYQQYSDGVRRSTDPELSVANMYKLALAECRSVIASGSAHLEPTFEGLWRKYNQENLAAGGESLWEIPFAATRGRVLFTFAVRHDAMDQFQQMGANKGGVNGPLPFVFYDYEQTDTRRDVTCVPYKWGAAVSGKSKQELTDLQTWYFGKYRFEWMNRIVTAPNDDGVNKIYMRYAEVLLIAAETANELEGPGSAAVYLKEIRRRAFAPANHAVQVDAYVDALTSKTAMMNAIVDENKYEFTGEMERKFALIRWNLLKEKLDEAKDKMANLKARTGKYQDVPSTLYYKYKDDQTTLDIYGLNRGETQAPAGYISKSWDKLEDAKITTLYKAGVNPDKRQFWPIWQTFIDASNGQLTNDWVFGN
- a CDS encoding DUF4957 domain-containing protein translates to MKAKYILKGLLAMFLLIVAGCESYNEAVLEDIGANRVFSPIELKAIVRNQTSVELNWTVKDDVDYYTVEFSADDADFKTIYKTLKVAPKELPITVPLEGETVYSIRVKGVSAKGLADSKWSVVTAKTLTEQILLPIADADIEATKVTLRWTPNSTVTQITVAPGNITHTITPAEKTAGVAIVTGLTGETSYTATLVNGTKTRGLRTFKTGIDIGTGILVQPTDDLNAAIAAAPANSILVLMPGDYSVYKGDIDLNKTITIRGLRAGDKPKLHVKFTVNTGVSNLSLIDLDLEGSTAGDSNFITVSDANTIYGDILISGCNIRDYLRALVYGNAATSKVTSFTVENSIVKNVNTNSQADFIDFRNTYIASIVLKNSTFNSCSIGRDFVRVDAVASPKGFSGTGLTTNVLIDGCTLYNVSNTVAPKRILYLRFASNKSTVRNTLIASTTAIFTNQPSTDLPIFNNNYYYQAPSFMDAAITNNKVDASGTTANPQFADPANDNFKVGNQTLKDNGIGDPLWLK